One genomic window of Tenacibaculum tangerinum includes the following:
- the tuf gene encoding elongation factor Tu has translation MAKGTYDRSKPHLNVGTIGHVDHGKTTLTAAITKVLADAGYSEQRAFDQIDNAPEEKERGITINSSHVEYATANRHYAHVDCPGHADYVKNMVTGAAQMDGAILVVAATDGPMPQTREHILLGRQVGIPRIVVFLNKVDMVDDEELLELVEMEVRDLLSFYEYDGDNGPVIAGSALGALNGEQKWVDTVLELMEAVDTWIEEPPRDTEKPFLMPIEDVFSITGRGTVATGRIETGIVNTGDPVEIIGMGDEKLTSTVTGIEMFRQILDRGEAGDNAGILLRGIEKTQIKRGMVICKPGSITPHAKFKAEVYILKKEEGGRHTPFHNNYRPQFYVRTTDVTGNINLPDGVEMVMPGDNLTITVDLIQPIALNTGLQFAIREGGRTVGAGQVTEILD, from the coding sequence ATGGCAAAAGGAACTTATGATCGTTCGAAACCGCACTTAAACGTAGGTACTATTGGTCACGTAGATCACGGTAAAACTACTTTAACTGCTGCAATTACTAAAGTATTAGCAGATGCTGGATATTCTGAGCAGAGAGCTTTTGATCAAATCGATAACGCTCCAGAAGAAAAAGAAAGAGGTATTACAATTAACTCTTCTCACGTAGAGTATGCAACAGCTAACCGTCACTACGCGCACGTTGACTGTCCAGGTCACGCCGACTACGTAAAGAACATGGTAACTGGTGCTGCACAAATGGATGGTGCTATCTTAGTAGTAGCTGCTACAGATGGTCCAATGCCACAAACTCGTGAGCACATCTTATTAGGTCGTCAGGTAGGTATTCCACGTATCGTTGTTTTCTTAAACAAAGTAGATATGGTTGATGACGAGGAGTTATTAGAATTAGTAGAAATGGAAGTAAGAGACTTATTATCTTTCTATGAGTACGATGGAGATAATGGTCCTGTAATCGCTGGTTCTGCTTTAGGTGCATTAAACGGAGAGCAAAAGTGGGTAGATACAGTTTTAGAATTAATGGAAGCTGTTGATACTTGGATTGAAGAGCCACCAAGAGATACTGAAAAGCCATTCTTAATGCCAATCGAAGATGTATTCTCTATTACTGGTCGTGGTACAGTAGCAACTGGACGTATCGAAACTGGTATCGTGAACACTGGAGATCCTGTAGAGATTATCGGTATGGGAGACGAAAAATTAACGTCTACTGTAACGGGTATCGAAATGTTCCGTCAAATCTTAGATAGAGGTGAGGCTGGAGATAACGCAGGTATCTTATTAAGAGGTATTGAAAAGACTCAAATTAAGAGAGGAATGGTAATCTGTAAGCCAGGTTCTATAACTCCACACGCTAAGTTTAAAGCTGAGGTGTATATCTTAAAGAAAGAAGAAGGTGGACGTCACACTCCATTCCACAACAACTACCGTCCACAGTTCTACGTACGTACAACTGACGTAACTGGTAACATTAACTTACCTGATGGAGTAGAAATGGTAATGCCAGGTGATAACTTAACTATTACAGTTGATTTAATCCAACCAATCGCATTAAACACAGGTTTACAGTTCGCTATCCGTGAAGGAGGTAGAACAGTAGGAGCTGGTCAGGTAACTGAAATCTTAGACTAA
- the hpf gene encoding ribosome hibernation-promoting factor, HPF/YfiA family, whose product MKVFTQSVNFSADQKLIDFIEKKIEGLEKFHDKIVDAEVFLKVQKTSEKENKITEVKINIPGGELIVKKQNKTFEEGISLSVDSLKRQLQKSKEKSKSTLVS is encoded by the coding sequence ATGAAGGTATTCACACAATCAGTAAATTTCTCAGCAGACCAAAAATTAATAGATTTTATTGAGAAAAAAATAGAAGGATTAGAAAAGTTTCATGATAAGATTGTTGATGCAGAAGTGTTTCTAAAAGTGCAAAAAACAAGTGAAAAAGAAAATAAAATTACTGAGGTGAAAATTAATATTCCTGGAGGTGAATTGATAGTGAAAAAACAAAATAAGACTTTCGAAGAAGGAATTAGCTTGTCGGTAGACTCCTTAAAAAGACAATTACAAAAATCGAAGGAAAAATCAAAGAGTACTTTGGTTTCATAA
- a CDS encoding tyrosine-type recombinase/integrase, with the protein MLIEAFLEYLEFERKYSKNTIQAYKTDLIAFKDFCEIEFNQGDLENIHYNQIRTWIVSLVNANVTNRSVNRKISSLKTFYKFLQKIGEITTNPLSSHKALKVQKKIQTAFDQNEVKEVLKLINEGSDFESVRDRLIVEMLYSTGVRRIELINIKEKDIDHIGKTIKVLGKRSKERYITILPSVYKTLQEYLSKKREIDEVDLEVLFVTKKGVKIYETLVYRIINLYFSRVSTKAKKSPHILRHAFATHLLNNGASLNSVKELLGHSSLASTQVYTHNSLEQIKKVYNKAHPRESI; encoded by the coding sequence ATGCTAATAGAAGCCTTTTTAGAATATTTAGAGTTTGAGAGAAAATATTCAAAAAATACAATTCAAGCATATAAAACAGATTTGATAGCTTTCAAAGATTTTTGTGAGATTGAGTTTAATCAAGGAGATTTAGAGAATATTCATTACAATCAAATTCGAACATGGATTGTTAGTTTAGTGAATGCTAATGTGACGAATAGAAGTGTGAATAGAAAAATAAGTTCTTTAAAAACCTTTTATAAGTTTCTGCAAAAGATTGGAGAAATAACGACAAATCCTTTGTCAAGTCACAAGGCGCTAAAAGTTCAAAAAAAAATACAAACAGCCTTTGATCAAAATGAAGTAAAAGAAGTTTTAAAATTAATAAACGAAGGGTCAGATTTTGAGTCGGTAAGAGATCGATTGATTGTAGAAATGTTATACTCAACAGGAGTGAGAAGAATCGAGTTAATCAATATTAAAGAAAAAGACATCGATCATATTGGTAAAACAATAAAAGTGTTAGGAAAAAGAAGTAAAGAAAGATATATAACAATCTTACCGTCAGTATATAAGACTTTACAAGAATATTTAAGCAAAAAAAGAGAAATTGACGAGGTAGATTTAGAGGTGCTTTTTGTAACTAAAAAAGGCGTTAAAATTTATGAAACTCTTGTTTACCGAATAATAAATTTGTACTTTAGTAGAGTGTCAACAAAAGCAAAAAAAAGTCCTCATATATTAAGGCATGCTTTTGCAACACATTTGCTCAATAACGGTGCGTCGTTAAATTCGGTTAAAGAATTACTAGGGCATTCAAGTTTAGCCTCTACCCAAGTGTATACGCACAATAGCTTGGAACAAATAAAAAAAGTGTATAATAAGGCTCATCCTAGAGAGTCAATTTAA
- the rpsU gene encoding 30S ribosomal protein S21: protein MLIIPVKEGENIDRALKRYKRKFDRTKTMKQLRNRKHFTKPSVEKRAQMIKASYVQRLRTQEEVG, encoded by the coding sequence ATGTTAATCATTCCAGTAAAAGAAGGAGAGAATATCGATAGAGCGTTAAAACGTTACAAACGTAAATTTGATCGTACAAAAACGATGAAACAACTACGTAACAGAAAGCATTTTACAAAGCCATCTGTAGAAAAACGTGCTCAAATGATTAAAGCATCTTACGTTCAGAGATTAAGAACACAAGAAGAAGTAGGATAG